One Oryza brachyantha chromosome 3, ObraRS2, whole genome shotgun sequence DNA segment encodes these proteins:
- the LOC102715835 gene encoding LOW QUALITY PROTEIN: inactive protein FRIGIDA (The sequence of the model RefSeq protein was modified relative to this genomic sequence to represent the inferred CDS: inserted 1 base in 1 codon; deleted 2 bases in 2 codons; substituted 1 base at 1 genomic stop codon): protein MAPPPPNANAAAAPSVSVSPLMLAVTGFSTFSDRLLEFFNQWDSFIRHATAISDELCALSTPAPVPVVEPEPSPESAPVPNPVPAAEPVPAPGPSQPGEPKPNGGGDDPSAEHMGRICERMGSGSLLRFVISRLGDLPWLLRTVPAALPRAPNPAELVLRAIGRFYIRARSKNTEAACELLLLSYVRAGCPLRPGREVADDELRAEAREAALSWRSRLVRSKGRVADAAANDARGLILLMAAFGVPVEFPSQEIYELLHAGGGLACAEVLKCSKLFVDKLRDVVADMLDKGIYHQTVATIVAFELQDAFPLSTLATCVIDRIGXYKDLESERQCHLPGSVXNDEEKSAALGSLSKYVDDHKQCAPESFSIDDRIAVLEQRLGKPQQAISETKHKRTTQEGSVECTRGPKCPQSPATSSAVPNNNLEG from the exons atggcgccgccgcctcccaacgccaacgccgccgccgccccctccgtctccgtctcccCCCTGATGCTCGCCGTAACGGGGTTCTCCACCTTCAGCGACAGGCTCCTCGAGTTCTTCAATCAGTGGGACTCCTTCATCCGCCACGCGACCGCCATCTCCGACGAATTGTGTGCCCTGTCCACCCCTGCCCCCGTCCCCGTCGTCGAGCCCGAACCGTCTCCCGAATCCGCTCCAGTCCCCAACCCTgtccccgccgccgagcccgTGCCCGCGCCTGGGCCGTCCCAGCCTGGGGAACCCAAgccgaacggcggcggcgacgacccgtCGGCGGAGCATATGGGGCGAATCTGCGAGCGCATGGGCTCGGGTTCGCTCCTCCGCTTCGTCATCTCCCGCCTGGGGGACCTCCCGTGGCTGCTCCGCACGGTCCCGGCCGCGCTGCCCCGTGCCCCCAACCCCGCGGAGCTCGTGCTCCGGGCCATCGGCCGATTCTACATCCGGGCCAGGAGCAAGAACACCGAGGCCGCGTGCGAGCTCCTCCTGCTGTCGTACGTGCGCGCAGGGTGCCCCCTCCGCCCGGGCCGGGAGGTTGCCGACGACGAGCTGCGGGCGGAGGCCCGCGAGGCGGCGTTGTCCTGGCGCAGCCGTCTTGTGCGGTCCAAAGGTCGGGTCGCCGATGCGGCCGCCAACGACGCCCGCGGCCTTATTCTCCTCATGGCTGCCTTCGGCGTGCCCGTGGAGTTCCCGTCGCAGGAGATCTACGAGCTGTTGCATGCTGGCGGCGGCCTGGCCTGCGCCGAGGTGCTCAAATGCTCCAAGCTCTTCGTAGATAAGCTGCGTG ATGTTGTTGCTGATATGCTGGATAAAGGGATTTATCACCAAACTGTTGCTACAATAGTCGCATTTGAACTTCAGGATGCGTTCCCGCTTTCAACGTTAGCGACTTGTGTCATTGATAGAATTG TGTACAAGGATCTAGAAAGTGAAAGACAGTGCCACCTACCAGGATCGGTAT AGAATGATGAAGAGAAGTCGGCTGCATTGGGATCACTATCCAAATATGTGGACGATCACAAGCAATGTGCCCCAGAGAGTTTCAGTATTGATGATAGGATCGCGGTGCTGGAACAACGCCTC GGGAAGCCACAACAAGCCATTTCAGAAACAAAACATAAGAGGACAACACAGGAG GGTAGTGTAGAATGCACTCGAGGGCCTAAGTGTCCACAAAGTCCAGCTACTTCTAGTGCAGTACCTAACAATAATCTTGAAGGATAG